A section of the Marinimicrobium koreense genome encodes:
- a CDS encoding glycosyltransferase family 2 protein: protein MIFCIFSFNRGPFLRNCVRSIEQCRPDARILVFDDDSSDAETLAVLKEIEKAHRVVTPDKAGSTKHGGLYDNMQSAIEILRDEPLVCFLQDDTQVVRPILDREIDSLRRLFAETPTLGFVQPCFLRASAKNRRPFKSTDDQSTELLYRENRGQSAGVHYSDLLITSPARLLKSGWQFQSSEPDNDRQANSLFGPMPYLYSPFAMWLPNVPAYRGKRKTWALKRAEAKIQCGFYPYRIWSEQQSEAFLNRPAGELPIAEDYLACDAEAPPTPWRYTPLSGQRWLKHLNSIELFFFRHFGKK, encoded by the coding sequence ATGATTTTCTGTATCTTTTCCTTCAACCGGGGACCGTTTCTGCGCAACTGCGTGCGCTCCATTGAGCAGTGCCGGCCCGACGCCCGGATTCTGGTGTTTGACGACGATAGCTCAGATGCGGAAACCCTGGCTGTGTTGAAGGAGATAGAGAAAGCGCACCGGGTGGTCACACCCGACAAGGCCGGCTCGACCAAACACGGCGGCCTGTACGACAACATGCAGAGCGCCATTGAGATCTTGCGAGATGAACCGCTGGTGTGCTTTTTACAGGACGACACCCAGGTGGTGCGCCCCATTCTGGACCGGGAAATCGATTCACTACGACGGCTGTTTGCCGAAACTCCCACGCTGGGTTTCGTCCAGCCCTGCTTTCTGCGCGCCTCGGCAAAGAATCGTCGACCCTTCAAATCTACCGACGATCAATCGACCGAGCTGCTATATCGGGAGAATCGGGGGCAAAGCGCGGGCGTACATTACTCGGACCTGCTCATCACTTCGCCGGCACGCCTGCTCAAGTCGGGCTGGCAGTTCCAGTCCTCCGAGCCGGACAACGACCGACAGGCCAACAGCCTGTTCGGGCCCATGCCCTACCTGTACTCGCCCTTCGCGATGTGGCTACCCAATGTGCCCGCTTATCGAGGCAAACGAAAGACTTGGGCCCTCAAACGCGCCGAGGCGAAAATTCAGTGTGGGTTTTATCCGTATCGGATCTGGTCCGAGCAACAAAGCGAAGCGTTCCTGAACCGACCGGCGGGCGAACTGCCCATTGCGGAGGATTATCTGGCGTGTGACGCAGAGGCACCGCCCACTCCCTGGCGGTATACCCCTCTATCAGGGCAGCGGTGGTTGAAACACCTCAACAGCATCGAGCTGTTCTTCTTCCGGCACTTCGGGAAAAAGTAG
- a CDS encoding glycosyltransferase family 2 protein codes for MKVSVIMTTYNSPVWLEKVLWGYSVQTHKDFEIVIGDDGSTDETREVIERVKAQTGLAIRHIWQEDKGFRKCRILNKCILEADSDYLVFTDGDCIPRRDFLAVHLAEARPGTYLSGGYHKLPMATSEQITKDDIISGRCFDLAWLKAHGLKRSHKNLKLTATPGQAKLLNRITPTACNFKGSNGSVWKRDALAVNGFDERMPWGGLDREFGVRLINSGIRPKHVRYNAIVIHLDHPRGYKDPDKVAANKALRVRSEKERLTRTEHGIEQLSQTD; via the coding sequence TTGAAAGTCTCTGTCATCATGACCACCTACAACTCGCCGGTGTGGTTGGAAAAGGTCCTGTGGGGGTACAGCGTACAGACCCATAAGGATTTCGAGATCGTGATTGGCGACGACGGTTCAACGGATGAAACCCGCGAGGTGATCGAGCGGGTAAAAGCCCAGACCGGGCTGGCGATTCGACACATCTGGCAGGAAGACAAGGGCTTTCGCAAATGCCGGATCCTGAATAAATGTATTCTCGAGGCGGACTCAGACTATCTGGTATTCACCGATGGGGATTGCATCCCCCGGCGCGACTTTCTGGCCGTACATTTGGCGGAAGCCCGCCCCGGAACCTACCTGTCGGGGGGCTATCACAAGCTCCCCATGGCCACCAGCGAGCAGATCACCAAAGACGACATCATCAGCGGGCGCTGCTTTGATCTGGCGTGGTTAAAAGCACACGGGCTAAAACGCAGTCACAAGAACCTGAAGCTGACCGCGACTCCCGGGCAGGCGAAACTGCTCAACCGGATTACCCCCACCGCCTGTAATTTCAAAGGCTCCAATGGCTCGGTCTGGAAGCGCGATGCGCTGGCCGTCAACGGATTTGATGAGCGTATGCCCTGGGGCGGGCTGGATCGTGAGTTCGGGGTGCGCCTGATCAACTCCGGGATTCGTCCCAAACACGTTCGCTACAACGCGATTGTGATCCACCTGGACCACCCTCGCGGTTACAAGGACCCGGACAAAGTGGCAGCCAACAAGGCGTTGCGAGTCCGCAGTGAAAAAGAGAGGCTGACGCGCACCGAGCACGGCATTGAGCAGTTGTCTCAAACCGATTGA
- a CDS encoding diguanylate cyclase, translating to MTAETPKCFADELQAAQEECAREPIHIPGAVQSFGVLLSFDSSIRRVWQVSANVRQHLGLTVNECLGASAADILGSSLLGRIRRGLANTDRMPGAMTVTRKLAGISRKLHVVAYRSGDAVIVELEPLDSSARYRWLSLVNDWIAKLVETRTEDDVLNRLCDAVRSITGYNRSLIYAFDADWNGKVLAESRDEVLPALMNQHFPASDIPSQVRAMYGNNRIRVIADAQAEAAPLVPAMNPANGSPLDLSQGYLRAVSPIHCDYMQNMGVRSSLSVAIYSDSRLWGLVSCHSQMPLSLSPSARDSVATLVEVASQRLFLLKAEADAHYRQQIHDNRVQLAHGVQERHAPRDLVQQHAEHWRQLFRVEGIALVYLGEITRSGKTPDEDQVRELTNWLDAELKEPEPWATTSLSASGYPSAEAIQSWCCGLLAMPLLIDMDARGWLLLFRPEQFEMIPWAGKPEKVAEVRDGRTVLSPRTSFASWVEEVSGKSSSWHPAEINAARDLGDDLAVIAAAHEITRLNEYLRRERKALAEANQHLEKVANTDSLTGTLNRYRIEHLVQMSMANAERYGQPFSLLLFDLDHFKQINDTYGHNVGDRILKTLVNSLTDGLREGDQLGRWGGEEFLVLAANTVIDDAAIFAERLRRLVLATEFGLDEPVTISIGVAEWGKGDTMKTLLVRADRAMYEAKHSGRNRVCLGRIDQ from the coding sequence GTGACCGCTGAAACCCCGAAGTGTTTTGCGGACGAGCTTCAGGCAGCGCAAGAAGAGTGCGCGCGCGAGCCCATCCATATACCCGGCGCCGTACAGAGCTTCGGGGTCCTGTTGAGCTTTGATTCGTCAATTCGGCGGGTCTGGCAGGTCAGCGCCAATGTTCGCCAGCACCTGGGGTTGACGGTGAATGAGTGCCTCGGGGCCAGTGCTGCGGACATTCTGGGCAGCAGCCTACTGGGCAGGATCCGGCGAGGGCTGGCCAATACCGATCGTATGCCGGGGGCGATGACCGTTACCCGCAAGCTGGCTGGCATCAGTCGCAAGCTGCACGTGGTCGCCTACCGCAGTGGCGATGCGGTGATCGTCGAGCTTGAACCGCTGGACAGTTCGGCGCGCTATCGCTGGTTGTCCCTGGTCAACGACTGGATTGCCAAGCTGGTGGAAACCCGCACCGAGGATGACGTCCTCAATCGCCTGTGCGATGCCGTCCGCTCCATTACCGGCTACAACCGCTCGCTGATTTATGCGTTTGATGCCGACTGGAATGGCAAGGTGCTTGCCGAGAGCCGCGATGAGGTGTTGCCAGCACTGATGAATCAGCATTTCCCCGCCTCGGATATTCCGTCCCAGGTTCGTGCAATGTACGGCAACAATCGTATTCGAGTCATTGCCGATGCTCAGGCTGAGGCCGCCCCGCTCGTACCGGCGATGAATCCGGCCAACGGCAGCCCGCTGGATCTGAGTCAGGGCTATTTGCGGGCGGTATCACCGATTCACTGCGACTATATGCAGAACATGGGGGTCCGATCGTCTCTGTCGGTTGCCATCTATTCCGATTCCCGGCTCTGGGGGTTGGTCAGCTGTCACAGCCAGATGCCCCTGTCCCTGTCGCCGTCTGCCCGGGACAGCGTTGCCACTCTGGTTGAAGTGGCCAGCCAACGCCTGTTCCTGCTCAAAGCCGAGGCCGACGCCCACTACCGGCAGCAGATCCACGATAATCGGGTTCAACTCGCCCACGGGGTTCAGGAACGTCACGCGCCGCGAGATTTGGTGCAACAGCACGCCGAGCACTGGCGGCAACTGTTCCGGGTGGAGGGGATTGCGCTGGTGTATCTGGGCGAAATCACCCGCTCCGGCAAGACACCCGACGAGGATCAGGTGCGCGAGCTGACCAACTGGCTGGACGCTGAGCTCAAAGAGCCGGAGCCCTGGGCCACCACCTCGCTCAGCGCCTCGGGCTACCCCAGTGCGGAGGCGATACAGAGCTGGTGCTGCGGACTGCTGGCCATGCCCCTGCTGATTGATATGGATGCCCGGGGCTGGTTACTGCTGTTTCGTCCAGAACAGTTTGAAATGATTCCCTGGGCGGGCAAACCCGAGAAGGTCGCCGAGGTGCGCGACGGACGCACGGTTCTGTCGCCGAGAACGTCCTTTGCATCCTGGGTTGAAGAGGTCAGTGGCAAAAGCTCGTCCTGGCACCCGGCCGAAATCAACGCCGCCCGGGATCTGGGCGATGATCTGGCGGTCATTGCCGCCGCCCATGAAATTACCCGGCTGAATGAATACCTGCGGCGCGAACGCAAGGCGCTCGCGGAGGCGAATCAGCACCTGGAAAAAGTGGCCAACACCGACTCCCTGACCGGCACCCTGAACCGCTACCGGATTGAGCATCTGGTACAGATGAGCATGGCCAACGCCGAACGCTACGGCCAGCCGTTCTCCCTGTTGCTGTTTGATCTCGATCATTTCAAGCAGATCAATGATACCTACGGCCACAATGTCGGTGACCGGATCCTGAAAACCCTGGTCAACTCGCTGACCGACGGGCTGCGTGAGGGCGACCAGTTGGGGCGTTGGGGCGGAGAGGAATTTCTGGTGCTCGCCGCCAATACCGTCATTGATGACGCCGCCATTTTTGCCGAACGACTGCGCCGCCTGGTGTTGGCCACCGAATTTGGTCTCGACGAGCCGGTCACCATCAGTATCGGCGTGGCCGAGTGGGGCAAGGGCGATACCATGAAAACCCTGCTGGTGCGCGCGGACCGGGCCATGTACGAAGCCAAGCATTCCGGGCGCAACCGGGTCTGTCTCGGGCGCATCGATCAATAG
- a CDS encoding biliverdin-producing heme oxygenase — MSHHQSLREALRVATRAEHKALEAQPLMQRLLSPELTLIEYGQILRAQRAYYRDLEPALWPLECQRRVRFPDADYRYHSRIPSLEQDCQVLQLPDDHDIEASLSQRQPLHSPEEALGVLYVLEGASQGGRVIARALNRSLGLTQGSGADFFHRHVTQDGWARLCPWLETIPMDGTWHCALTGAKATFTGLKAHFDHWQRQLSDR, encoded by the coding sequence TTGTCCCATCATCAGTCATTGCGAGAGGCGCTGCGCGTGGCCACTCGTGCGGAGCATAAGGCACTCGAGGCCCAACCGCTCATGCAGCGACTGCTCTCCCCGGAACTCACCCTCATCGAATATGGTCAGATCCTGCGTGCTCAGCGGGCATACTACCGTGACCTGGAGCCCGCGCTCTGGCCCCTTGAGTGTCAACGGCGGGTCCGTTTCCCGGACGCAGATTATCGCTACCACTCTCGCATACCGTCACTGGAGCAAGATTGCCAAGTGTTGCAGTTACCGGATGACCACGATATCGAGGCGAGCCTGAGTCAGCGACAGCCGCTACACTCGCCAGAGGAAGCGCTTGGTGTGCTGTATGTGCTGGAGGGCGCCAGCCAAGGGGGGCGTGTTATCGCCAGGGCTCTCAATCGATCCCTGGGGTTGACGCAGGGTAGTGGCGCTGACTTTTTCCACCGCCATGTCACGCAGGATGGTTGGGCTCGCCTTTGTCCCTGGCTGGAAACCATTCCTATGGACGGCACCTGGCATTGCGCCCTGACCGGCGCCAAGGCAACCTTTACCGGGCTGAAGGCCCATTTCGATCATTGGCAGAGGCAACTGAGTGACCGCTGA
- the lpxL gene encoding LpxL/LpxP family Kdo(2)-lipid IV(A) lauroyl/palmitoleoyl acyltransferase, producing MPRVSRQLFHPRYWLTWVGFGLWWLMALLPYRVQMAMGRGLGRLAWRLAKSRRRTALRNLALCFPEKSDAERLALARRNFESTAQAFFETGISWFWPRWRMCRLYSVEGLEYLQAAQQAGQGVVLLGMHFTNLDLGGKLLCQSHPVGGLYRPHNNPVYDYMQLKGREHLAEPGSIISRDDMRQMVRRLRQGGVVWYAPDQDYGPRRPHVFAPFFGIPAATITATSQLMRMGRAQLIPFTHHRRADGSGYDVKVYPPLTELPSGDETADARRINQFIEERVRACPEQYMWVHRRFKTRPEGEPSLY from the coding sequence ATGCCGCGCGTCTCCCGCCAACTGTTTCACCCTCGCTACTGGCTGACCTGGGTCGGCTTTGGCCTGTGGTGGCTCATGGCCCTACTGCCCTACCGGGTACAGATGGCCATGGGGCGGGGGTTGGGGCGGCTTGCCTGGCGTCTGGCCAAAAGCCGCCGCCGCACGGCGCTGCGCAATCTGGCACTGTGCTTCCCGGAGAAGAGCGACGCCGAGCGCCTGGCTCTGGCACGGCGCAATTTCGAGTCGACCGCCCAGGCGTTTTTCGAAACGGGGATCTCCTGGTTTTGGCCCCGCTGGCGGATGTGCCGGCTGTATTCCGTGGAAGGATTGGAGTATTTGCAGGCGGCCCAACAGGCCGGCCAGGGCGTGGTCCTGTTGGGCATGCATTTCACCAACCTGGACTTGGGGGGCAAGTTGCTGTGTCAGAGCCACCCGGTAGGCGGACTGTACCGGCCGCACAACAATCCGGTGTATGACTATATGCAGCTGAAAGGGCGCGAGCATCTGGCCGAACCCGGCAGCATCATTTCCCGGGACGACATGCGCCAGATGGTGCGCCGACTGCGCCAGGGCGGGGTGGTCTGGTACGCACCGGACCAGGATTACGGCCCGCGCCGACCTCATGTGTTTGCGCCCTTCTTCGGCATTCCGGCGGCCACCATTACGGCCACCAGTCAGCTGATGCGTATGGGCCGGGCGCAACTGATTCCCTTCACCCATCACCGCCGGGCGGATGGTTCGGGGTATGACGTGAAGGTGTACCCGCCGCTGACGGAGTTACCCTCAGGCGATGAAACGGCGGATGCCCGCCGGATCAATCAGTTTATCGAAGAGAGAGTACGTGCCTGCCCGGAACAATACATGTGGGTACACCGGCGCTTTAAAACCCGCCCGGAAGGGGAACCGTCTCTTTACTAG
- the parE gene encoding DNA topoisomerase IV subunit B: protein MANYSSEDIEVLTGLDPVKKRPGMYTDTTRPNHLAQEVIDNSVDEALAGHAKSIQVVLHKDHSISISDDGRGMPVDMHPEQGKPGVEVILSTLHAGGKFSNKNYQFSGGLHGVGVSVVNALSQMLEITIKRDGQVHRMGFKDGDKATDLEVIDTCGKRNTGTSIRFLPNPKYFDSHKFSVSRLRHNLRAKAVLCPGLTVTFKDEQSGETDEWFYEDGLRDYLQGATQGWETLPEQPFVGEFSGKTEGVSWAVQWLPEGGELVQESYVNLIPTAQGGTHVNGLRTGLLDALRDYCEFRNLLPRGVKLAPEDVWANCSYVLSSKLADPQFSGQTKERLSSREAAAFVSGIAKDAFALWLNQHTEDGDKLAELCVNNAQRRVRSSKKVARKKVTQGPALPGKLADCSSSDPSRSELFLVEGDSAGGSAKQARDREFQAIMPLRGKILNTWEVDAGDIFSNQEVHDISVALGVDPGAADLSQLRYHKICILADADSDGLHIATLLCALFVQHFRPLVENGHVFVAMPPLYRIDVGKEVYYALDESEKNGVLDRIEAEKKKGKVNVQRFKGLGEMNPLQLRETTMARDTRRLVQLGIDDIEGTMQIMDMLLGKKRASDRRVWLESKGNLADIAV, encoded by the coding sequence ATGGCGAACTACTCCTCGGAAGATATTGAAGTACTCACCGGGCTAGACCCCGTCAAAAAGCGCCCGGGCATGTACACCGACACCACCCGGCCCAACCACCTGGCCCAGGAAGTGATCGACAATAGCGTCGACGAAGCCCTCGCCGGCCACGCGAAAAGCATTCAGGTGGTGCTGCATAAAGATCATTCGATTTCCATCTCGGACGACGGTCGGGGCATGCCGGTGGATATGCACCCCGAGCAGGGTAAACCCGGGGTGGAAGTGATTTTGAGCACCCTTCACGCCGGGGGCAAATTCTCCAACAAGAACTACCAGTTCTCCGGCGGCCTGCACGGGGTGGGGGTGTCGGTGGTGAACGCGCTTTCCCAGATGCTGGAAATCACCATCAAGCGCGATGGTCAGGTGCATCGCATGGGCTTCAAGGATGGCGACAAAGCCACCGATCTAGAAGTGATCGATACCTGCGGTAAGCGCAACACCGGTACCAGCATCCGCTTTCTGCCCAACCCGAAGTATTTCGACTCGCACAAATTTTCGGTCAGCCGCCTGCGCCATAATCTGCGCGCCAAGGCCGTACTCTGCCCGGGGCTGACGGTCACCTTCAAAGACGAGCAGTCCGGCGAAACCGATGAGTGGTTTTACGAGGACGGTCTGCGGGACTACCTGCAGGGCGCAACCCAGGGCTGGGAAACCCTGCCCGAACAGCCCTTTGTCGGCGAGTTCTCCGGTAAAACCGAGGGCGTCAGCTGGGCGGTCCAGTGGCTGCCGGAAGGGGGCGAACTGGTTCAGGAAAGTTACGTGAACCTGATTCCCACCGCCCAGGGCGGCACCCATGTGAACGGTCTGCGCACCGGTCTACTCGATGCGTTGCGCGATTACTGCGAGTTTCGCAACCTGCTGCCCCGCGGCGTCAAACTGGCCCCGGAGGATGTCTGGGCCAACTGCAGCTATGTGCTCTCCTCCAAATTGGCCGACCCGCAGTTTTCCGGCCAGACCAAAGAGCGCCTGTCGTCCCGCGAGGCGGCGGCGTTTGTTTCCGGTATTGCCAAAGACGCCTTCGCCCTGTGGCTCAATCAGCACACTGAAGACGGCGATAAACTGGCGGAGCTGTGCGTCAACAATGCCCAGCGTCGGGTGCGCTCAAGCAAGAAAGTCGCCCGCAAAAAAGTGACCCAGGGGCCAGCACTACCGGGGAAACTGGCGGACTGCTCCAGCTCGGATCCCTCTCGCAGCGAGCTGTTTCTGGTGGAGGGTGACTCCGCTGGCGGCTCGGCTAAGCAGGCACGGGATCGGGAATTTCAGGCGATCATGCCGCTGCGCGGGAAAATTCTGAACACCTGGGAAGTCGATGCCGGGGATATTTTCTCCAACCAGGAAGTACACGATATTTCCGTGGCTCTGGGGGTCGACCCCGGCGCGGCGGATCTGAGCCAGCTGCGCTACCACAAAATCTGCATTCTCGCCGACGCCGACTCCGACGGCCTGCATATTGCGACGCTGCTGTGTGCGCTGTTTGTCCAGCATTTCCGCCCGCTGGTGGAAAACGGCCATGTGTTTGTCGCCATGCCGCCGCTGTACCGTATCGATGTGGGCAAGGAGGTGTACTACGCGCTGGATGAGAGTGAAAAGAACGGCGTCCTCGACCGCATTGAGGCGGAAAAGAAAAAGGGCAAGGTGAATGTGCAGCGCTTCAAGGGGCTCGGTGAAATGAACCCCCTGCAACTACGCGAAACCACGATGGCCCGCGATACCCGGCGGCTGGTTCAGTTGGGTATCGACGATATCGAAGGCACGATGCAGATCATGGACATGCTGCTCGGCAAAAAACGCGCCTCGGATCGCCGCGTCTGGCTGGAAAGCAAAGGCAACCTGGCCGATATCGCGGTTTGA
- a CDS encoding YqiA/YcfP family alpha/beta fold hydrolase translates to MSAPRLIYIHGFLSSPASFKARQMQAWLAEHRPDIDYRCPHLPPYPRLAAEQLANLADTDGPLYLMGSSLGGFWATWLAERYAARAVLINPAVSPWQFMPDYLEVDLKGYHTDDTYRLSAHHVDEIRAYEVEPLNHPENLWLLVQTGDETLDYRQAVAKYQGARQTIEPGGDHGFQGFERYIPEAMAFLEGR, encoded by the coding sequence TTGTCCGCGCCTCGTCTGATTTATATCCACGGTTTTCTCAGCTCGCCGGCCTCCTTCAAGGCGCGGCAGATGCAGGCCTGGCTGGCCGAGCATCGCCCCGACATCGACTACCGTTGTCCGCACCTTCCTCCTTACCCCCGCCTGGCGGCCGAGCAACTGGCGAACCTGGCCGATACCGATGGCCCCCTGTACCTGATGGGCAGTTCCCTGGGCGGCTTCTGGGCCACCTGGCTGGCCGAGCGATACGCTGCCCGTGCGGTACTTATCAACCCGGCGGTCAGCCCCTGGCAATTCATGCCGGATTATCTGGAGGTTGACCTCAAGGGCTATCACACCGATGATACCTACCGCCTGAGCGCCCATCATGTGGATGAAATCCGGGCCTATGAGGTCGAGCCGCTGAACCACCCCGAGAATCTGTGGCTGTTGGTTCAGACTGGGGATGAAACCCTGGATTATCGACAGGCGGTGGCCAAATACCAGGGCGCGAGGCAGACGATCGAGCCCGGCGGCGACCACGGTTTTCAGGGCTTTGAACGGTATATCCCCGAAGCGATGGCGTTTCTGGAAGGGCGGTAA
- the cpdA gene encoding 3',5'-cyclic-AMP phosphodiesterase, whose translation MRLIQITDCHLGPLSDPSLLGLNTDQSLDDVLRLVAREQTSVDAMVCTGDIASDAHEECYGRFVTTVRNHFSVPLGWLPGNHDSAAIMAQLESDFVPESRVMSVGEWLVVLLDSAVPGQVYGHLADCELDFLSQTLASNSPRPTLVMLHHQPVPVGSRWIDEYILKNADDFFAIIDAHPQVKGVSWGHVHQFYHGERNGVQLFATPATCIQFKPGSESFAVDRAMPGYRWFDLHDDGRLDTGVSRVEDQKYQIDYQSSGY comes from the coding sequence GTGCGCCTGATTCAAATTACCGACTGCCATTTGGGCCCGCTGTCTGACCCCTCGCTATTGGGGTTGAACACCGACCAGAGCCTGGACGATGTGTTGCGCCTGGTAGCCCGGGAGCAGACGTCCGTGGATGCTATGGTGTGTACCGGCGATATTGCCAGTGATGCCCACGAAGAATGCTACGGGCGCTTTGTGACCACGGTTCGCAATCACTTTTCTGTTCCCCTTGGATGGTTGCCCGGCAACCACGATTCAGCGGCCATCATGGCCCAGTTGGAAAGCGACTTTGTGCCCGAGTCCCGGGTCATGAGTGTCGGGGAGTGGTTGGTGGTTCTGCTCGATTCCGCCGTGCCGGGACAGGTATACGGCCACCTGGCGGACTGCGAGCTCGATTTCCTGTCCCAGACTCTCGCCAGTAACAGCCCCCGCCCAACCCTCGTCATGCTGCACCACCAGCCCGTGCCGGTAGGCAGTCGCTGGATTGATGAATACATCCTCAAAAATGCCGATGATTTCTTCGCCATCATTGATGCCCACCCGCAGGTGAAGGGTGTCTCCTGGGGGCATGTGCACCAGTTCTATCACGGCGAGCGCAACGGGGTGCAGCTGTTTGCCACGCCGGCCACCTGTATCCAGTTCAAGCCGGGCAGTGAGTCGTTTGCTGTGGATCGGGCCATGCCCGGTTACCGCTGGTTTGACCTGCACGACGATGGCCGCCTGGACACTGGGGTATCCCGGGTAGAGGACCAGAAGTACCAGATCGACTATCAGTCGTCCGGCTATTGA
- a CDS encoding DUF1249 domain-containing protein, protein MVKSRYKVNLSRQLAECEANYWRLRKLLPEDSLTPGAQWQFAVVSGERHWQTRVTVIECSRYTTTVQLNQVQADEPGAEWLRAPQLTVRLYQDAELAEVLAWERHRRLQPRYEYPNQAMYHQDEKAQLNRFLGEWLGLCLEKGHSLETVW, encoded by the coding sequence ATGGTCAAAAGCCGTTACAAAGTGAACCTGTCGCGCCAGCTGGCGGAGTGCGAGGCCAACTACTGGCGTCTGCGCAAGCTGTTGCCCGAGGACTCGCTCACGCCGGGTGCGCAGTGGCAGTTCGCGGTGGTCAGCGGCGAGCGGCACTGGCAGACACGCGTGACGGTCATTGAGTGCTCCCGCTACACCACGACCGTCCAGTTGAATCAGGTCCAGGCGGATGAGCCGGGAGCGGAGTGGTTGCGCGCGCCGCAATTGACGGTCCGCCTCTACCAGGATGCCGAGCTGGCGGAGGTTCTGGCCTGGGAGCGGCATCGCCGTTTGCAGCCGCGCTACGAGTACCCCAACCAGGCCATGTATCACCAGGACGAAAAAGCCCAGTTGAACCGGTTTCTGGGGGAATGGCTGGGCTTATGCCTGGAGAAGGGCCACTCTCTGGAAACGGTCTGGTAG
- a CDS encoding NUDIX domain-containing protein: protein MTHWQKPPFTRDDVQITQRETLYKDFFRVDKVTLKHRLFQGGWTGELSRELFLRGPAVGVLLYDPKHDTVGLIEQFRAGALAEPGGPWCMEIVAGMIEDGETCEDVARRESIEEAGVEPYHMEYIANYLPSPGGSDEKMHILCGLADLSQAGGIHGLDEEHEDIKVHVLAASEVFAHLYDGRFNSAAVLLCLQWLQLNHARLKQG from the coding sequence ATGACCCACTGGCAAAAACCCCCTTTCACCCGTGACGACGTCCAGATCACCCAGCGGGAAACGCTCTACAAAGACTTCTTCCGGGTCGACAAAGTCACCCTCAAACACCGACTTTTTCAGGGCGGCTGGACGGGAGAGCTCTCCCGGGAACTGTTCCTGCGTGGCCCCGCCGTCGGGGTACTGCTCTACGACCCCAAGCATGACACCGTCGGCCTCATCGAACAGTTCCGGGCGGGCGCCCTGGCCGAACCCGGTGGACCCTGGTGCATGGAAATCGTTGCCGGCATGATCGAAGACGGCGAAACCTGCGAAGATGTTGCCCGTCGGGAATCCATCGAGGAAGCCGGTGTTGAGCCCTACCATATGGAATATATCGCCAACTACCTGCCCAGCCCCGGTGGCAGCGATGAAAAAATGCACATCCTCTGCGGCCTGGCGGATCTCAGTCAGGCTGGTGGTATTCACGGGCTGGACGAAGAGCACGAAGACATCAAGGTCCACGTTCTGGCCGCTTCGGAGGTGTTCGCCCACCTGTATGATGGACGCTTTAACAGCGCCGCGGTATTGCTGTGTCTGCAGTGGTTGCAGCTCAACCACGCCCGGCTGAAGCAAGGCTGA